The Panthera uncia isolate 11264 chromosome C1 unlocalized genomic scaffold, Puncia_PCG_1.0 HiC_scaffold_3, whole genome shotgun sequence genome includes a region encoding these proteins:
- the C1QL2 gene encoding LOW QUALITY PROTEIN: complement C1q-like protein 2 (The sequence of the model RefSeq protein was modified relative to this genomic sequence to represent the inferred CDS: deleted 1 base in 1 codon) translates to MALGLLIAVPLLLQAAPPGAAHYEMMGTCRMICDPYSAAPGAGPAGAKAPPPGPSTAALEVMQDLSANPPPPFIQGPKGDPGRPGKPGPRGPPGEPGPPGPRGPPGEKGDSGRPGLPGLQLTAGTAGGVGVVGGGTGGGGDSEGEVTGALSAAFSGPKIAFYVGLKSPHEGYEVLKFDDVVTNLGNHYDPTTGKFSCQVRGIYFFTYHILMRGGDGTSMWADLCKNGQVRASAIAQDADQNYDYASNSVVLHLDSGDEVYVKLDGGKAHGGNNNKYSTFSGFLLYPD, encoded by the exons ATGGCTCTGGGGCTGCTCATCGCCGTGCCGTTGCTGCTGCAGGCGGCG CCCCCCGGCGCGGCGCACTACGAGATGATGGGCACCTGCCGCATGATCTGCGACCCGTACAGCGCCGCACCCGGCGCGGGGCCCGCGGGAGCCAAGGCGCCGCCGCCCGGACCCAGCACTGCCGCCCTGGAAGTCATGCAAGACCTGAGCgccaacccccctccccctttcatccAGGGACCCAAGGGCGACCCGGGGCGACCCGGCAAGCCCGGGCCGCGGGGGCCCCCTGGAGAGCCGGGCCCTCCGGGACCCAGGGGTCCCCCAGGGGAGAAGGGCGACTCGGGGCGGCCCGGGCTGCCCGGGCTGCAGCTGACGGCAGGCACGGCAGGCGGTGTCGGGGTGGTCGGTGGCGGAACCGGGGGCGGTGGCGACTCTGAAGGCGAGGTGACCGGCGCGCTGAGCGCCGCCTTCAGCGGTCCCAAGATCGCTTTCTACGTGGGTCTCAAGAGCCCCCACGAAGGCTACGAGGTGCTCAAGTTTGACGACGTGGTCACCAATCTCGGCAATCACTACGACCCCACTACCGGCAAGTTCAGCTGCCAGGTGCGCGGCATCTACTTCTTCACCTACCACATCCTCATGCGCGGCGGCGACGGCACCAGCATGTGGGCGGACCTCTGCAAGAACGGGCAG GTCCGGGCCAGCGCCATCGCTCAGGACGCCGACCAGAACTACGACTACGCCAGTAACAGCGTGGTGCTGCACCTCGATTCAGGGGACGAGGTGTACGTGAAGCTGGACGGCGGCAAGGCGCACGGAGGCAATAACAACAAATACAGCACGTTCTCCGGCTTTCTTCTGTACCCGGATTAG